A genome region from Leishmania mexicana MHOM/GT/2001/U1103 complete genome, chromosome 28 includes the following:
- a CDS encoding putative DNA repair and recombination protein,mitochondrial precursor — protein MEANTGAAGTREAQSASAPCFPVPRPRLHLPMEFALPQREATFCTSLCAYHGTGGGCRATPATAAAPFTSPVSDAVSPSITPTTETHEIYSGLFRESFVNPFNGRLVRTTSMTAKMLFGVGFYRGVSNPLQIEWSPAEYMVALQKIMSTQQRNAARRRERQAQQELRDVKAAAAAPKSSASATKKARADSSRARSSAKCSVSEAAPMPADEAVAQARSQLLRPFLRRGPDHWTASVAKLLERHDAFTYINKELGELYARLRGSYMPTKLDTPADPCTTGMTLTPDQRHVVQLALRGINLFIGGSAGTGKTVLLKYIYSELCQMGLRVAMTATTGVAAVQLGGCTFHHAFNAPLDTVPHRWDANALRAVDVVIIDEVSLLDACMLDAFDMEARLARMDHRPFGGLQLIVCGDFLQLSREDTLPAYESVVFKHLVALRLVTPMRHAADDPLMKLLEDLRRGRFDAERFAALDRPIPPNTTHITYLFPRRREAQQLNDLKLGELMTREMTFTPQRGPLQLCGSFTHSALVELNRDENGMRAAMPNRERLLELIHEEAQRVRAGLHRKDGGEREPVPSVADHELVLMPVRAAGALETRFILRLRCRERELHRDEARDGGGGDADSGDGGASTRSSALAAGGTSVLMVDRTHSGTLAAVAAETLRKPIVTVATKRTRRVTAPFSAAEWGGIATAVATRLGGRVVRMLEEEPPSMVPLSVTMTLADMTSSDVALCLAPLRLKLGCRVMVNRNLSRAVSNGSVGVVEAFAPPDVSLFPRRTDRAVRIIFQRVCQQKLFAQLPVVRLLDGEVVQIPPISIVLGGTAQSYFYGHEVLTIPLQLGYAFTVHKVQGLTLQGTVVLDCEKFFDCAHLIYVACSRVRKLDQLVVYRVQPKMIIVRRSALEFSDKLQDARNSDVLRSPPPAARSSWCNHTGQRVLAISA, from the coding sequence ATGGAAGCAAACACGGGCGCTGCGGGGACCCGTGAAGCCCAAAGTGCGAGCGCCCCCTGCTTTCCCGTGCCGCGGCCTCGCCTACACCTGCCGATGGAATTCGCACTGccgcagagggaggcgacaTTTTGCACCTCCCTCTGTGCATACCACGGCACCGGTGGCGGCTGTCGCGCTACTCCGGCTACCgcggctgcgccgttcaCGAGCCCTGTATCGGATGCTGTTTCGCCTTCCATCACGCCCACCACGGAGACCCATGAGATCTACTCGGGCCTCTTTCGCGAGAGCTTTGTGAACCCTTTCAACGGCCGTCTCGTCCGCACGACTTCCATGACCGCCAAGATGCTGTTTGGCGTCGGTTTCTATCGAGGCGTGTCAAACCCGCTGCAGATCGAGTGGAGTCCGGCAGAGTACATGGTGGCGCTCCAGAAAATTATGTCAACTCAACAGCGGAACGCAGCGCGTCGACGGGAGCGACAGGCACAGCAGGAGCTCAGAGACGtgaaggccgccgccgctgcgccaaaGTCGTCCGCATCAGCCACCAAGAAGGCGAGAGCAGACAGCTCACGTGCAAGGTCATCTGCAAAGTGCAGTGTCTCTGAGGCAGCCCCCATGCCAGCagacgaggcggtggcacagGCACGAAGTCAGCTACTTCGGCCGTTCCTGCGACGTGGTCCCGACCACTGGACGGCGAGCGTGGCAAAGCTCCTCGAGCGGCACGACGCCTTCACGTACATCAACAAGGAGCTGGGGGAGCTCTACGCCCGTTTGCGCGGCTCGTACATGCCCACGAAGCTTGATACCCCCGCGGACCCCTGCACAACGGGCATGACGCTAACACCAGACCAGCGGCACGTGGTGCAGCTGGCACTGCGCGGCATCAACTTGTtcatcggcggcagcgccgggaCCGGCAAGACAGTGCTGCTCAAGTACATCTACAGCGAGCTTTGTCAGATGGGACTTCGGGTTGCCATGACGGCCACAACAGGCGTGGCGGCCGTTCAGCTTGGTGGATGCACCTTTCACCACGCTTTCAACGCGCCACTCGACACGGTGCCGCATCGGTGGGACGCTAACGCGTtgcgcgccgtcgacgtAGTCATCATAGACGAGGTCTCACTGCTGGACGCATGCATGCTGGACGCCTTTGACATGGAAGCCCGACTGGCTCGCATGGATCACAGACCGTTCGGCGGGCTGCAACTCATCGTGTGCGGCGACTTCCTGCAGCTCTCACGCGAGgacacgctgccggcgtACGAAAGTGTCGTCTTCAAGCACTTGgtcgcgctgcgcctcgtcacTCCAATGCGCCACGCTGCCGACGACCCACTTAtgaagctgctggaggatCTGCGGCGTGGCCGGTTCGACGCGGAGCGTTTTGCTGCCCTCGACAGGCCAATACCACCGAACACCACGCACATTACGTACCTTTTTCCTCGACGCCGCGAGGCACAGCAGCTCAACGATCTTAAGCTGGGTGAGCTAATGACACGGGAGATGACCTTCACCCCTCAGCGtgggccgctgcagctgtgtgGCAGCTTCACGCACTCGGCGTTGGTGGAGCTAAACAGAGACGAGAACGGCATGCGAGCCGCCATGCCGAACCGGGAACGCTTGCTGGAGTTGATtcacgaggaggcgcagcgcgtgcgcgccggtCTTCATCGCAAGGACGGCGGTGAGAGGGAGCCTGTGCCGAGTGTAGCGGATCACGAACTTGTCCTGATGCCCGTGCGAGCAGCGGGGGCGCTGGAGACGCGCTTCATTTTGCGGTTGCGGTGCCGCGAGCGGGAGCTGCACAGGGATGAAGCGagagatggaggcggtggcgatgccgacagcggtgatggtggtgcttCCACGCGATCCTCGGCACTCGCTGCGGGCGGCACGTCAGTCCTCATGGTCGACCGAACTCATAGCGGtaccctcgccgccgtcgcggcggaaACGTTGCGCAAGCCGATCGTCACTGTCGCGACGAAGCGAACGCGCCGCGTCACAGCACCTTTCTCTGCCGCCGAGTGGGGAGGGATCGCGACTGCCGTTGCCACGCGACTTGGCGGCCGCGTTGTCAGGatgttggaggaggagccaCCTTCTATGGTGCCGCTCAGCGTGACCATGACGCTGGCGGACATGACAAGCTCCGATGTTGCCCTCTgcctcgcgccgctgcgactaAAGTTGGGGTGCCGGGTCATGGTGAATCGCAACCTTTCACGCGCTGTGTCGaacggcagcgtcggcgtTGTCGAGGCCTTTGCCCCGCCGGACGTGAGCCTCTTCCCGCGCCGCACCGACCGCGCGGTGCGCATCATCTTCCAGCGTGTGTGTCAGCAGAAGCTGTTTGCACAGCTCCCTGTTGTGCGCCTTCTTGAtggggaggtggtgcagaTTCCGCCGATCTCGATCGTCCtcggcggcacggcgcagagctaCTTCTACGGACACGAGGTGCTCACCATACCGCTACAGCTCGGCTACGCCTTCACGGTGCACAAGGTGCAAGGGCTGACGCTGCAGGGCACAGTGGTGCTGGACTGCGAGAAGTTCTTTGACTGCGCGCACCTGATCTATGTCGCGTGCTCGAGGGTGCGGAAACTCGATCAGCTGGTCGTCTATCGCGTTCAGCCGAAGATGATCAtcgtgcgccgcagcgcactgGAGTTCTCCGACAAGCTGCAGGACGCGCGCAACTCGGACGTCTTGAGGTCCCCACCTCCGGCTGCACGCTCCTCCTGGTGTAACCATACAGGACAACGCGTCTTGGCTATTTCCGCCTAA
- a CDS encoding putative 40S ribosomal protein S17, translating to MGKIRTKTVKRASRQVVEKYYSKLNFDFYQNKRVVMDVTIAESKKLKNKIAGYATHIMKRLARGPVRGISLKLQEEERERRMDHAPATSDVDKAIQSGVSVDKKTMQMLQRLEIGVPRRVKRADAAAPKVKAAPRRRQQKSSK from the coding sequence ATGGGCAAAATCCGCACCAAGACCGTGAAGCGTGCCTCCCGCCAGGTGGTGGAGAAGTACTACTCGAAGCTGAACTTCGACTTCTACCAGAACAAGCGCGTCGTCATGGACGTGACGATTGCGGAGTCTAAGAAGCTGAAGAACAAGATCGCTGGGTACGCGACTCACATCATGAAGCGCCTGGCGCGCGGCCCCGTGCGCGGCATCTCGCTgaagctgcaggaggaggagcgcgagcgccgcATGGACCACGCCCCCGCGACGTCCGACGTGGACAAGGCGATCCAGTCTGGCGTGAGCGTGGACAAGAAGACGATGCagatgctgcagcgcctggaGATCGGTGTGCCGCGCCGCGTGAAGCgtgccgatgccgccgcgccgaaggtgaaggcggctccgcgccgccgccagcagaAGAGCTCCAAGTAG